Proteins encoded within one genomic window of Mesobacillus subterraneus:
- the hisH gene encoding imidazole glycerol phosphate synthase subunit HisH: MIGIVDYGMGNLFSVSKALERLNAPYFISQYKHNLMDADALLVPGVGSFRDAMDVLDRTGLTEMIQAYAATGKPVLGICLGMQLLFEESTENGLTKGLNLLPGKVERFTGQSAEGENYKVPHMGWNKLRFTGDSPLLTSLKEDYVYFVHSYYVKTNERGVLMAVCDYYDVEVPAIVGRNNIFGMQFHPEKSSDMGMALLRNFANLATERKTEE, encoded by the coding sequence ATGATTGGCATCGTCGATTACGGCATGGGCAATCTGTTCAGCGTCAGCAAAGCGCTCGAACGGCTGAATGCGCCATACTTTATTTCACAATATAAGCACAATTTGATGGATGCAGATGCACTGCTCGTCCCTGGCGTCGGTTCATTCCGTGATGCAATGGATGTACTGGACCGTACGGGATTAACGGAAATGATCCAGGCGTACGCGGCAACCGGCAAGCCGGTGCTCGGAATTTGTTTGGGCATGCAGCTGTTGTTTGAAGAAAGCACAGAAAATGGCCTGACGAAAGGCTTGAACCTGCTGCCTGGAAAAGTGGAGCGTTTTACCGGACAGAGTGCAGAAGGGGAAAACTATAAGGTTCCGCATATGGGCTGGAACAAGCTTCGATTTACCGGAGATTCCCCTTTACTCACATCACTTAAAGAAGATTACGTATATTTCGTCCACTCTTATTATGTAAAAACGAACGAGCGGGGAGTCCTGATGGCCGTCTGCGATTATTATGATGTTGAAGTGCCGGCTATCGTGGGCAGGAACAATATCTTTGGGATGCAGTTCCATCCGGAAAAAAGCAGTGACATGGGAATGGCCCTGCTCCGTAATTTTGCCAACCTTGCAACAGAAAGGAAGACAGAAGAATGA
- the hisA gene encoding 1-(5-phosphoribosyl)-5-[(5-phosphoribosylamino)methylideneamino]imidazole-4-carboxamide isomerase translates to MKFTIYPAIDMRGGKCVRLLQGDYDKETIYGDSPFEMAKKFADEGAEWIHMVDLDGAKDGRRVNDGFVIQAAKELGVNIQIGGGIRSEDDINHYLENGVTRVIIGSIAVSNPEFAEEMVRKYEASIAIGLDAKNGFVATHGWLNTSVVSAVDLGKRFADAGAETFIFTDIATDGTLAGPNMEATRQLAQETGKNVIASGGVSSLDDLAALRQMREDGVSGAIVGKAIYEGRFSVKSALEWGES, encoded by the coding sequence ATGAAATTCACAATCTACCCGGCGATCGACATGCGCGGCGGAAAATGCGTAAGGCTGCTGCAAGGCGATTATGACAAGGAAACAATTTATGGGGATTCTCCTTTTGAAATGGCGAAGAAGTTCGCTGATGAAGGTGCAGAATGGATTCATATGGTCGACCTTGATGGTGCAAAGGATGGCAGGCGGGTCAACGATGGATTTGTCATCCAGGCAGCAAAGGAACTTGGCGTGAACATCCAGATTGGCGGCGGCATTCGCAGTGAAGATGATATCAATCACTATCTAGAGAATGGCGTCACTCGTGTCATCATCGGCAGCATTGCCGTTTCCAACCCGGAATTCGCAGAAGAAATGGTCAGGAAATATGAGGCTAGCATTGCAATCGGGCTGGATGCGAAAAACGGCTTTGTAGCGACACATGGCTGGCTAAACACTTCCGTAGTAAGTGCTGTCGATCTTGGCAAAAGATTTGCTGATGCAGGAGCAGAAACATTTATTTTTACCGATATCGCTACAGATGGCACGCTTGCTGGACCGAATATGGAGGCAACACGCCAGCTCGCTCAGGAAACAGGGAAAAACGTCATTGCTTCCGGCGGTGTCAGCTCACTTGATGATTTGGCCGCTCTTCGACAGATGCGTGAAGACGGTGTCAGCGGCGCAATCGTCGGCAAAGCCATCTACGAAGGGCGCTTTTCTGTAAAATCCGCACTGGAATGGGGGGAATCCTGA